The following is a genomic window from Flavobacterium crassostreae.
GGAACTTTTGAAAGAAACAAACCCTACTACCACGTTAAATTAAAAAAGAATCTAAAATTTTCTAGTCCGAATGCCTTTTTTGCCGAAAAGAAAGAAATTGTAGATATTTCTTACCCTGGAGATATTGTTGGACTTCATGATACCGGAAACTTTAAAATTGGAGATACACTAACCGAGGGCGAAATCATGAGCTTTAAAGGGATTCCAAGTTTTTCTCCAGAACATTTTAGATACATCAATAATGCAGATCCTTTAAAAGCCAAGCAACTAGATAAAGGAGTAGACCAATTAATGGACGAAGGGGTAGCACAGTTGTTCACACTTGAGATGAATAACCGAAAAATAATTGGTACCGTTGGAGCCCTCCAATACGAAGTTATTCAGTACCGATTGGAACATGAATATGGTGCAAAATGTACTTATGAAAACTTTCCGGTACATAAGGCTTGTTGGGTAAAACCGAGCGATCCTAAAAATGAAGAATTTAAGGAGTTTAAACGAATTAAACAGAAATTTTTGGCCAAAGATAAATACGGGCAATTGGTATTTCTTGCAGATTCTGACTTTACCATTCAAATGACACAAAACAAATACCCAAGTGTACACTTGTTTTTCACCTCGGAGTTTGAATAAAATACAACTATAAGCATAAAAAAAACGCTAATCTAAAGTAAGTTAGCGTTTTTTTTATGTGTATTCTTTTATGGACTGCTGGGATTATGTCAAAGCTATTTCATGATTTACTGCCTTTTTTAAAAAAGCCTTAGTTAATAGCCTATTGAGATAAATTCCAGAGCTGATAATTTGTTTTTTAGTACTTAAGGTTCCTGGTGCTGAATACGGATTGTGCGGTTTTTGTGAAGACCCCATAAACCACAATACAAATTCCATATTTTTGGAGGCTTTGCTTGTTTCTGTCTGGAACTCCTGCTCTATAACCAACGCACCATTTGTAGTCCAGAGGGTATTTTGTTCTTGAACTTGACCAAATGCAGACCCAGAGAACAATAGAAACCCGAAAATAACCAACCCAAAAAGTAGTGATTTTTTAATCTTTGTTGGAATAATACCATTCATAAAGCCTTAATTATAAGAAAGTTCTTTTCTTTTTATTGGGACAAAGTTACACTATACTTTGGTCATTAGGGCAAGCTATTTAAAAAATATTTTTAGAAAATACATTAAGCTATCCTATCTACTACAGAATAATCTTTGAAAAGCTCTAAAACACTAGTGTTCTAATAAAAAAAACCGCCTCAAAAGTATTGAGGCGGTTTCTTAATGTATAACTATGCTTGTCCGGTGGGACCAAAATTGAGTGGTATGGGAGTTTGTTCCGTGTCTTTAATCTCGCCATGGGCAATTTCAAAACGATGGATATTCTCTCCTATGGCCTTTAACAATCTTTTGGCATGTTGTGGGGTCAAGACAATTCTTGATTTTACTTTAGCCTTAGGAATACCTGGCATGATGCTTACAAAATCCAGAACAAACTCGGAAGAAGAATGGTTGATAATGGCTAGGTTAGAATAAATTCCTTCCGCAGTTTTCTCATCTAATTCTATATTAATTTGATCTTGTTGATTTGAGTTACTCATGTTTTTAGTAAATATATTCTTCTTTATTAGCCATCATATCGTTGTAATCTTCTTTAGAACCAACAATTGCATTATCATATTCTCTCATCCCTGTTCCTGCAGGAATTCTGTGTCCTACAATTACATTTTCTTTCAAGCCTTCTAAGTAATCAATTTTACCTGCAACTGCAGCTTCATTTAATACCTTGGTCGTTTCTTGGAAAGAAGCCGCTGAGATAAATGATTTTGTTTGTAGCGAAGCTCTAGTAATACCCTGCAATACAGGAGTTCCTGTTGCTGTGATTACATCACGTGCTACAACAATGTTTTTATCATTACGTTTTAGTAAAGAGTTTTCATCACGCAATTCGCGTGGAGAAATAATTTGCCCTTCTTTTAGGTTAACAGAATCTCCAGCGTCTTCAATTACTTTCATTCCGTATAATTTATCGTTTTCAACAATAAAATCTTTGGTGTGTATTAATTGATCTTCTAAGAATAAGGTGTCTCCTGGGTCTTGTACTCTTACTTTACGCATCATTTGACGTATTACTACCTCAAAGTGTTTGTCATTAATTTTTACTCCTTGCAAACGGTATACTTCTTGAATCTCATTTACTAAATACTGTTGTACAGCAGCAGGTCCTTTAATTCTTAAAATATCCTCTGGGGTGATTGCTCCATCGGATAAAGGAACACCAGCACGTACAAAGTCATTCTCTTGTACCAAAATTTGGCTAGAAAGTTTTACTAAGTATTTTCGGATGTCTCCAAATTTAGATTCGATTACAATCTCACGGTTACCTCTTTTAATTTTACCAAAAGAAACCACACCATCAATCTCAGAAACTACTGCTGGGTTAGAAGGATTACGCGCCTCTAAAAGCTCTGTAATTCGTGGTAAACCTCCTGTAATATCTCCTGATTTAGAAGAACGACGCGGAATTTTTACCAATACTTTACCTGCTTTAATTTTCTCTCCGTTTTCAACCATTAAGTGGGCTCCAACCGGTAAGTTATACGAACGTATTAACTCATCATCTTTACCGTAAACTAATAAAGTTGGAATTAATTTTTTAGCTCTTGCCTCCGAAATTACTTTTTCTTGGAAACCGGTTTGCTCATCAATTTCAACCATGAACGATTGTCCTTGTTCTAAATCTTCGTAAGCAATTTTACCAGTAAACTCCGAAACAATAACTCCATTATACGGATCCCATTTACAGATAACATCTCCTTGTGCAACGGATTGTCCGTCTTTTACAAAAATACTGGAACCGTAAGGTATGTTGTGTGTGTTTAGTAAAATACCTGTTTTTTCGTCTATTAATTTTAATTCTGTAGAACGAGAAACTACAATATCTACTGCGTTACCTTCACCATCTTCTCCTTTAACGGTTTTTAAATCCTCAATTTCTAGTTTACCATTAAATTTAGTAATAATGCTAGACTCCTCAGAAATTCCACCCGCAACCCCTCCAACGTGGAAGGTACGTAAGGTTAACTGAGTACCTGGCTCTCCAATAGATTGGGCTGCAATTACTCCAACTGCTTCCCCTCTTTGGGTCATTTTGCCGGTAGCTAAGTTTCTACCATAACATTTTGCACAAATTCCTTTTGGTGCTTCACAAACTAGAGGAGAACGTACCTCTACTCTCTCAATTGGAGAGGCTTCAATAACTTTCATTATTGCTTCGGTGATTTGTTCTCCAGATTTTATTAGAACTTCATTGGTCAACGGATTAATTACGTCTTGCAATGCAACACGTCCTAAAATTCTTTCTCCTAATGATTCTACAATTTCTTCGTTCTTTTTTAATGCCGATACTTCAACACCTCGCAATGTGCCACAGTCTTCAATATTAACAATAACATCTTGCGAAACATCGTGTAGTCTTCTGGTTAAATATCCTGCATCGGCTGTTTTTAAGGCAGTATCCGCAAGTCCTTTACGCGCACCGTGAGTAGAAATAAAATACTCAAGGATAGAAAGACCTTCTTTAAAGTTGGAAAGAATCGGGTTTTCAATAATTTCTCCACCACCAGCGGTAGATTTTTTTGGCTTGGCCATCAATCCACGCATACCAGTTAACTGACGAATTTGTTCCTTAGAACCCCTCGCCCCAGAGTCAAGCATCATATACACAGAGTTGAAACCTTGTTGGTCTTCTCTAATGTTTTTCATTGCCAACTCTGTTAATTGTGCATTTGCCGAAGTCCATACATCAATAACTTGGTTGTAACGTTCGTTATTGGTAATAAGACCCATGTTGTAGTTTGCAGAAATTCCTTCTACTTGCTCTCTGGCATCAGCAATTAATTTTGGTTTTTGATCCGGAATTCTAATATCTCCTAATGAGAAAGATAACCCTCCTCTAAAGGCAAATTTATACCCCATATCTTTCATATTATCCAAGAAGGCTGCCGTTTCTGGAACGCTTGTTGAATTTAATACGTGACCGATAATATCTCTAAGGTTTTTCTTAGTTAATACATCATTGATATATCCAGCTGCTTCTGGTACTACTTCATTAAATAATACCCGTCCTGCAGTGGTTTGTATAATTTTAAACACTAATTCTCCAGCGTCGTTAAAATCTTTTGCTCTAATTCTCACTCTAGCATTCAATTCTAATCTTCCTTCGTTTAATGCAATATTTACTTCTTCAGCAGAATAGAAAGTCAAATCCTGACCTAAAATTTTCTTATCTGGAGTAGTCAATCTTTCTTTGGTCATATAATATAGACCCAAGACCATATCCTGAGACGGTACCGTAATTGGAGCACCATTTGCAGGATTCAAAATATTGTGTGAAGCCAACATTAATAATTGTGCTTCAAGGATCGCTTCTGGTCCTAATGGCAAGTGAACTGCCATTTGATCCCCATCAAAATCCGCATTAAATGCCGTACAAACTAATGGGTGCAATTGGATTGCTTTTCCTTCAATTAATTTTGGCTGGAATGCCTGGATACCAAGTCTGTGCAAAGTAGGAGCACGATTCAGCAATATTGGGTGTCCTTTAATTACATTTTCAAGAATATCCCAAACTACTGGCTCTTTTTTGTCTATTATTTTTTTGGCTGATTTTACCGTTTTAACAATACCTCTTTCAATCAATTTACGGATTACAAAAGGTTTGTACAATTCGGCGGCCATATCCTTAGGGATACCACATTCAAACAATTTCAATTCAGGTCCAACAACAATTACCGAACGAGCAGAATAATCCACACGTTTTCCAAGTAAATTTTGACGGAAACGTCCTTGCTTCCCTTTAAGGGAATCTGACAATGATTTTAATGGTCTGTTGGATTCTGTTTTAACAGCAGATGCTTTTCTGGTATTATCAAATAAGGAATCTACCGATTCTTGCAACATACGTTTCTCGTTTCTTAAGATAACTTCTGGAGCTTTGATCTCCATTAATCTTTTCAAACGGTTGTTACGGATGATAACACGACGGTATAAGTCATTTAAATCTGAAGTTGCAAAACGACCTCCATCCAATGGCACAAGCGGACGCAATTCTGGTGGGATAACCGGAACCACTTTCATAATCATCCATTCTGGACGGTTTTCGCGGTTCAAGTTAGACTCACGGAAAGATTCCACAACTTGCAATCTTTTTAAAGCTTCTGTTTTACGTTGTTTAGAGGTTTCGTTATTGGCCGAGTGACGCAATTGGTAAGACAATTGGTCTAAATCAATACGCGCTAATAAATCCATAATACACTCTGCTCCCATTTTGGCAACAAATTTGTTAGGATCAAAATCGTCTAAATATTGGTTATCTGCAGGAAGCGTATCTAAGATATTCAAATATTCCTCTTCTGTTAAGAAATCCAATCTTTGTACTGATTCGCCATCTGCATTTTTGGCAATACCTGCTTGGATCACTACGTATCTTTCGTAGTAAATGATCATGTCTAATTTCTTAGATGGAAGCCCAAGGATATAACCAATTTTGTTAGGAAGCGAACGGAAATACCAGATATGAGCAATAGGCACCACTAGATTGATGTGACCAACTCTATCTCTACGTACTTTTTTCTCCGTAACTTCAACACCACAACGGTCACAAATAATACCTTTGTAACGTATTCTTTTGTATTTTCCACAAGCACATTCAAAATCCTTAACAGGTCCAAATATTCTTTCACAAAAAAGACCGTCACGCTCTGGTTTGTGCGTACGGTAGTTAATTGTTTCTGGTTTTAAAACCTCTCCTCTAGATTCTTTTAAGATAGATTCTGGGGATGCTAATCCAATGGATATTTTATTAAATCTTTTTACAGGATTTTTATCTTTATTATTATTTCTATTATTCATCATAGTTTTTACTATTGATTTATTTGCAATTAAAAAATTGATTCTTGATTTGGTCAAAAGTTTAAAAACCTAAAGTCAACTTGGACTTAAAACTTTGATTGGCTAGTTGACTCAAACACTACCTCGGGTTACTTCTCTAAACTTCAAACTTTTTTTGAAGTGCTAGTTAAAAACGCTCTTTTGTTTTTAAAAAATCGGAACGATTTACGGGTATAAATCTTAAAAACTCTTAAAAATGAGAATTCAGCCCTGAAAAAATCAAGGCTGAAAACTTATAAATATGCTTATTCTTCTAATCTGATGTCTAATCCTAAACCTTTCAATTCATGCATTAATACATTGAATGATTCTGGCAATCCTGGTTCTGGCATAGTTTCTCCTTTAACAATTGCTTCGTATGTTTTGGCTCTACCAATAACATCATCCGACTTCACAGTTAGGATTTCTCTAAGAGTACTGGATGCTCCATAAGCCTCCAATGCCCAAACTTCCATCTCTCCAAAACGCTGCCCTCCAAATTGCGCCTTACCACCAAGTGGTTGTTGCGTAATCAATGAGTATGGTCCGATAGAACGTGCGTGCATCTTATCATCCACCATGTGTCCTAATTTTAACATATAGATCACACCAACGGTTGCTGCTTGATGGAAACGTTCTCCTGTACCTCCATCATAAAGATGGGTATGTCCAAAGCGTGGTATTCCAGCCTCGTCAGTCAATTCATTAATTTGGTCCAAAGAAGCACCATCAAAAATTGGCGTAGCAAATTTTCTACCCAAGTTCATTCCAGCCCATCCTAATACCGTTTCATAAATTTGACCAATATTCATACGAGAAGGTACTCCAAGTGGATTCAATACAATATCAACAGGAGTTCCGTCTTCAAGGAAAGGCATGTCTTCGTGACGAACAATACGAGCAACAATACCTTTGTTACCGTGACGTCCAGCCATTTTATCCCCTACTTTCAACTTACGTTTTTTAGCAATGTATACTTTTGCTAATTTCAAGATTCCTGCTGGCAATTCATCTCCAACAGTAATGGTGAATTTTTCTCTACGTAAAGAACCTTGCAAGTCGTTCAACTTAATTTTATAGTTATGAATTAATTCATTAACCATTTTATTAGTTGCATCATCTGCTACCCATTGTCCCTTGCTTAAGTGGGCAAAATCTTCCACAGCATAAAGCATCTTTTGAGTGTATTTTTTACCTTTTGGTAATACTTCTTCACCCAAATCATTCATTACACCTTGAGAGGTCTTACCGTTAACGATCAAGAAAAGTTTTTCAACTAATTTGTCTTTTAATTCTACAAATTTAGTTTCAAATTCCATTTCTAGAGCACCTAAAGCATCTTTGTCTTGGGTACGTTTGCGTTTGTCTTTTACGGCTCTTGCAAATAATTTTTTATCCAGAACAACACCATGTAAAGATGGAGACGCTTTCAAAGAAGCATCTTTTACATCTCCGGCTTTATCTCCAAAGATTGCACGAAGCAACTTCTCTTCTGGAGTAGGATCTGATTCTCCTTTTGGAGTAATTTTTCCAATTAGAATATCCCCAGGTTTTACCTCGGCACCAATTCTAATCATTCCGTTTTCATCCAAGTCTTTTGTAGCCTCTTCAGAAACGTTAGGTATATCATTTGTAAGTTCTTCGTTACCTAATTTTGTGTCTCTAACTTCCAGTGAATAGTCATCCACGTGAATAGACGTAAAAATATCGTCACGAACTACTTTTTCAGAAATTACAATCGCATCCTCAAAGTTATATCCTTTCCATGGCATAAACGCCACTTTAAGGTTACGCCCTAAGGCAAGCTCTCCATTTTGAGTAGCATATCCTTCGGATAATACTTGTCCAAGAACCACTCTATCCCCTTTTCTTACAATAGGTTTTAGGTTAATGCTTGTACCTTGATTGGTTTTTCTAAATTTAATTAGATTGTATGTTTTTTCATCCGATTCAAAACTAACCATTCTTTCTTCTTCTGAACGATCGTATTTGATGGTGATGATATTAGCATCTACATATT
Proteins encoded in this region:
- a CDS encoding DUF3467 domain-containing protein, producing the protein MSNSNQQDQINIELDEKTAEGIYSNLAIINHSSSEFVLDFVSIMPGIPKAKVKSRIVLTPQHAKRLLKAIGENIHRFEIAHGEIKDTEQTPIPLNFGPTGQA
- the rpoC gene encoding DNA-directed RNA polymerase subunit beta', which produces MMNNRNNNKDKNPVKRFNKISIGLASPESILKESRGEVLKPETINYRTHKPERDGLFCERIFGPVKDFECACGKYKRIRYKGIICDRCGVEVTEKKVRRDRVGHINLVVPIAHIWYFRSLPNKIGYILGLPSKKLDMIIYYERYVVIQAGIAKNADGESVQRLDFLTEEEYLNILDTLPADNQYLDDFDPNKFVAKMGAECIMDLLARIDLDQLSYQLRHSANNETSKQRKTEALKRLQVVESFRESNLNRENRPEWMIMKVVPVIPPELRPLVPLDGGRFATSDLNDLYRRVIIRNNRLKRLMEIKAPEVILRNEKRMLQESVDSLFDNTRKASAVKTESNRPLKSLSDSLKGKQGRFRQNLLGKRVDYSARSVIVVGPELKLFECGIPKDMAAELYKPFVIRKLIERGIVKTVKSAKKIIDKKEPVVWDILENVIKGHPILLNRAPTLHRLGIQAFQPKLIEGKAIQLHPLVCTAFNADFDGDQMAVHLPLGPEAILEAQLLMLASHNILNPANGAPITVPSQDMVLGLYYMTKERLTTPDKKILGQDLTFYSAEEVNIALNEGRLELNARVRIRAKDFNDAGELVFKIIQTTAGRVLFNEVVPEAAGYINDVLTKKNLRDIIGHVLNSTSVPETAAFLDNMKDMGYKFAFRGGLSFSLGDIRIPDQKPKLIADAREQVEGISANYNMGLITNNERYNQVIDVWTSANAQLTELAMKNIREDQQGFNSVYMMLDSGARGSKEQIRQLTGMRGLMAKPKKSTAGGGEIIENPILSNFKEGLSILEYFISTHGARKGLADTALKTADAGYLTRRLHDVSQDVIVNIEDCGTLRGVEVSALKKNEEIVESLGERILGRVALQDVINPLTNEVLIKSGEQITEAIMKVIEASPIERVEVRSPLVCEAPKGICAKCYGRNLATGKMTQRGEAVGVIAAQSIGEPGTQLTLRTFHVGGVAGGISEESSIITKFNGKLEIEDLKTVKGEDGEGNAVDIVVSRSTELKLIDEKTGILLNTHNIPYGSSIFVKDGQSVAQGDVICKWDPYNGVIVSEFTGKIAYEDLEQGQSFMVEIDEQTGFQEKVISEARAKKLIPTLLVYGKDDELIRSYNLPVGAHLMVENGEKIKAGKVLVKIPRRSSKSGDITGGLPRITELLEARNPSNPAVVSEIDGVVSFGKIKRGNREIVIESKFGDIRKYLVKLSSQILVQENDFVRAGVPLSDGAITPEDILRIKGPAAVQQYLVNEIQEVYRLQGVKINDKHFEVVIRQMMRKVRVQDPGDTLFLEDQLIHTKDFIVENDKLYGMKVIEDAGDSVNLKEGQIISPRELRDENSLLKRNDKNIVVARDVITATGTPVLQGITRASLQTKSFISAASFQETTKVLNEAAVAGKIDYLEGLKENVIVGHRIPAGTGMREYDNAIVGSKEDYNDMMANKEEYIY